In Candidatus Nomurabacteria bacterium, the following proteins share a genomic window:
- a CDS encoding helix-turn-helix transcriptional regulator, whose translation MNTELINKVLDYRLEAGLTQVELAERVGVTRQTIISIEKGNYIPSVVLALRLAKVFRCPLEKLFIENKK comes from the coding sequence ATGAATACAGAGCTAATAAATAAAGTTCTGGATTACCGTTTAGAAGCCGGCTTAACACAAGTTGAACTGGCTGAAAGAGTTGGGGTAACCAGGCAGACCATTATTTCGATTGAAAAAGGAAACTATATCCCATCGGTCGTTTTGGCTCTACGTTTGGCGAAGGTTTTTAGATGCCCATTAGAAAAACTTTTTATTGAAAATAAAAAATAA
- a CDS encoding ion transporter, whose amino-acid sequence MQEKLTNIVEANWFQRLIIAVIILNAITLGLETAPDLIDNYLPLLDTLDLIFLTIFTLELATKLAAYRLNFFKSGWNNFDFIIIAVSYLPFIEGLSILRSLRILRVLRLLSVVPQFRKVTQAFFDSLSGLSVIGLILLLLFYIGAVMTTKLFGAAFPVWFGGIDKSLFSLFQIMTLESWSSGIARPVMELYPYAWLFFVPFILTTTFITLNLLIGVIVNSMQTLHNDTTDKIDGHLKKQDKEREDLKTQLNTLEKTIRELKEKL is encoded by the coding sequence ATGCAAGAAAAATTGACAAATATTGTAGAGGCTAACTGGTTTCAGCGGTTAATTATTGCTGTCATTATCCTTAACGCCATTACTCTGGGTCTTGAAACCGCCCCTGATTTAATAGATAACTATTTACCCCTACTAGACACTCTCGACCTCATCTTTTTGACAATTTTCACCCTTGAGCTAGCAACAAAACTTGCCGCTTACCGATTGAATTTTTTCAAAAGTGGCTGGAATAATTTCGATTTTATAATCATCGCTGTTTCATACCTGCCATTTATCGAAGGTTTGTCTATCTTGCGATCATTACGCATTTTACGAGTGCTCCGTCTCTTAAGTGTCGTGCCACAGTTTCGCAAAGTCACGCAAGCTTTTTTTGACTCCCTGTCAGGCTTGTCGGTTATCGGTTTAATCCTGTTACTCTTGTTCTACATCGGAGCGGTCATGACCACAAAACTCTTTGGCGCCGCTTTTCCGGTTTGGTTTGGCGGGATAGATAAATCACTCTTTTCATTGTTTCAGATTATGACGTTAGAAAGTTGGTCATCCGGTATTGCTAGGCCGGTGATGGAACTTTATCCTTATGCCTGGCTGTTTTTCGTACCTTTTATCTTAACCACTACTTTTATCACCCTTAATCTTTTAATAGGAGTAATTGTTAATTCTATGCAAACTCTTCACAACGATACCACCGACAAGATAGACGGTCATCTAAAGAAACAAGATAAAGAAAGGGAGGATCTCAAAACACAACTAAACACCCTAGAAAAAACCATCCGAGAATTAAAAGAAAAATTGTAA
- a CDS encoding NAD(P)H-dependent oxidoreductase, which translates to MDNEVLIIYAHPKTTIAGNCQHILEAVKKQLGCNSKQYKLLDLYTENFNPVMSASEHYVSGGKQINPDIERYQCLFKKSKYIVLIHPIWWGGMPAILKGFFDRLLTPGFGYKYIKGIPHKLFKDKKAVVFQTSGGPWWWTNVVQNARARYNIKNDILGFVGIESHVLLLTNARAVTEKQKERIRKLTKRGLKKLWQ; encoded by the coding sequence ATGGATAATGAAGTGCTAATAATTTATGCTCATCCCAAAACTACCATCGCCGGAAATTGCCAACACATCCTCGAAGCGGTAAAAAAGCAACTAGGATGTAACAGCAAGCAATATAAATTACTGGATTTATATACAGAGAACTTCAATCCGGTAATGAGCGCTTCCGAACACTATGTAAGTGGAGGTAAACAAATAAATCCGGATATTGAAAGATATCAATGCTTATTTAAAAAAAGCAAATATATAGTACTGATTCATCCAATCTGGTGGGGAGGAATGCCAGCTATATTAAAAGGTTTTTTTGATCGTCTATTAACACCTGGCTTTGGTTATAAATACATAAAGGGAATACCGCACAAGTTATTCAAGGACAAAAAAGCGGTAGTGTTTCAAACCAGTGGCGGCCCTTGGTGGTGGACCAACGTGGTACAAAATGCACGGGCTCGTTACAACATAAAGAATGACATCCTGGGTTTCGTGGGGATTGAGTCACACGTATTGTTGTTAACAAACGCAAGAGCTGTGACGGAAAAACAAAAAGAGCGTATTAGAAAATTAACTAAACGAGGTTTAAAGAAGCTGTGGCAATAA
- a CDS encoding ABC-F family ATP-binding cassette domain-containing protein: protein MSRNSGIIVFKDVSYEYNATRPILNEANFVVRRGAKMTLMGQNGAGKSTIFSLITGNIRPDEGDINIEPRTTVAISRQIIPRDELTLTVREFFERSFSEKVYDIDPKIDSVLEVVNLTPTEKMRETFKDRIIGSFSGGQQARLLLAQALIQNPDVLLLDEPTNNLDVAGIEHLTEFLKEYKKTVLVISHDADFLNAFTHGVLYLNTQRRQVEQYNGNYHAVVKEIAAQVEKEKRENARLSKEIQANKEKVNYFASKGGKMRLVAKRMRDEIEEAEENKVDVRREDKAIRPFTIDPADDIPLEVVKLTSYQAIKNHEPKEVECDLVLKRGMHLQIVGPNGIGKTTLLEKLASGHAKGEHVTEGVKIGYYRQDFSNLDFDKSVFETLMDSMQEKLEEKMRSIAAGFLLYGDVMKVKVGNLSEGQKGLVAFAKLTMEGPGLLILDEPTNHINFRHIPVIAEALHNYKGAMILVSHVPEFVEQIRIDEVLDLAKKK, encoded by the coding sequence ATGTCAAGAAATAGCGGGATTATTGTTTTTAAAGATGTATCGTATGAATACAATGCCACTCGTCCAATTTTAAACGAAGCCAACTTCGTGGTGCGGCGTGGTGCCAAGATGACTCTAATGGGTCAAAACGGGGCTGGTAAGAGTACTATCTTTTCTCTTATTACTGGTAACATCCGTCCGGACGAGGGTGATATAAATATTGAACCACGCACCACTGTTGCCATCTCTCGCCAAATCATTCCTCGTGACGAGCTCACCTTAACCGTACGTGAATTTTTTGAACGCAGCTTTTCTGAAAAAGTTTACGATATAGATCCAAAAATTGATTCTGTGCTTGAGGTGGTTAATTTAACTCCAACCGAGAAGATGCGTGAGACTTTCAAAGACAGAATAATTGGTAGTTTTTCAGGCGGCCAACAAGCTCGCCTACTCCTAGCTCAAGCTTTGATTCAAAATCCTGATGTACTTTTACTGGATGAGCCGACCAACAATCTTGATGTGGCCGGTATTGAGCACCTGACTGAGTTTCTTAAGGAGTACAAGAAAACTGTTTTGGTGATTTCTCACGATGCTGATTTCCTAAATGCTTTTACGCATGGGGTGTTGTATTTAAATACCCAAAGACGACAAGTTGAGCAGTATAATGGTAACTACCATGCAGTAGTGAAAGAGATAGCAGCCCAAGTAGAAAAAGAAAAACGCGAAAACGCTAGGTTATCAAAAGAGATTCAAGCTAATAAAGAAAAAGTAAACTACTTTGCCAGTAAGGGAGGTAAGATGCGTCTGGTGGCCAAAAGAATGCGTGACGAAATAGAAGAGGCAGAGGAGAATAAGGTTGATGTCCGTCGTGAAGATAAAGCTATTAGACCATTTACCATTGATCCGGCTGATGATATACCGCTTGAGGTGGTAAAACTAACTTCATACCAAGCGATCAAAAACCATGAACCAAAAGAGGTGGAGTGTGACTTGGTCTTAAAGCGAGGTATGCACTTACAAATAGTAGGACCAAACGGAATTGGTAAAACCACACTTCTAGAAAAACTAGCCTCCGGACATGCCAAAGGTGAACATGTAACAGAGGGGGTAAAGATTGGTTATTACCGACAGGATTTTTCTAACTTGGATTTTGATAAGTCAGTTTTTGAAACTTTGATGGATTCAATGCAAGAGAAACTGGAAGAAAAAATGCGTTCTATCGCTGCTGGTTTCCTTCTCTATGGCGACGTGATGAAAGTGAAAGTAGGGAACTTGTCGGAAGGACAGAAGGGTTTGGTGGCTTTCGCTAAACTTACCATGGAAGGACCGGGGCTTTTGATCTTAGACGAGCCAACCAACCACATCAACTTCCGCCACATTCCGGTAATTGCCGAAGCACTTCACAACTATAAAGGCGCGATGATTCTAGTTTCTCACGTACCGGAGTTTGTCGAACAAATCAGAATTGATGAGGTGCTAGACTTAGCAAAAAAGAAGTAA
- a CDS encoding nucleoside triphosphate pyrophosphohydrolase family protein, giving the protein MKEELELVAKFHKKFQVPVESEPVIPNKDRIDLRHRLMKEELEEYKAGAENGDLENVAKELADILFATYGTILEHGLQGKIEEIFAEVCKSNMSKDYHEFKMIKGKNYKPAEIGRVLGEKK; this is encoded by the coding sequence ATGAAAGAAGAGCTTGAATTAGTGGCAAAATTTCACAAAAAGTTTCAAGTACCAGTTGAAAGTGAACCGGTTATACCAAATAAAGATCGAATTGACCTAAGACACAGACTTATGAAAGAAGAATTGGAGGAATATAAAGCTGGTGCAGAAAATGGTGATTTAGAAAATGTGGCAAAGGAATTGGCCGATATTCTTTTTGCTACGTACGGCACTATTTTGGAACATGGGTTACAAGGTAAAATTGAGGAAATTTTTGCTGAAGTTTGCAAATCTAACATGAGTAAAGATTACCATGAGTTTAAGATGATAAAAGGCAAAAACTACAAACCAGCTGAGATTGGCAGGGTATTGGGCGAGAAGAAATAA